The following proteins are co-located in the Hyalangium minutum genome:
- a CDS encoding response regulator: MPGHILIVDDERDIRQLLREMLTLEGHEVAEATNGAEALSRLRDASFDLVLTDVRMPNLSGMELLRRVREVSPSTEVVVATAYAELDTAIECMRAGAFDLLRKPFNLQELFSCVSRALEKRRFNVSTDLVRLSQALFEQNAIEQLPRAIVDSVRSFMAADAALLALPDTDGKLQVAHAQGLLGEEESALCLSLGERMVRMLSRDQMPAVLGPLGGDWRFKDFQTLPRELSVCVLPLAARERMLGVLVVLRRSEMRALNRGELDRASLLASHAVLALENARMAGQLSASERMASMGLVAAGISHEINNPASFVLSNLLYIQKGLNLLSRTLHHEPHAKEPREPLSWGPREQEEFEAIQEAASEAYEGTRRICEIIRDMRALSRMDDATAGWFDLNEAIRSALRITRAETTPAAMVVVELSDGIQVKGTPGRVSQVFSNLIINAAQALSDWKGPRREIRVTSLRAGDRAIVEVADTGPGIAPEHLSRVFQPFFTTKGMTTGTGLGLSISRDIVRRLGGDIEVQSEQGVGTVFTVSLPARPTEGS, translated from the coding sequence ATGCCGGGACATATCCTCATCGTGGACGATGAGCGGGACATCCGTCAGCTGCTCCGCGAGATGTTGACGCTCGAGGGGCACGAGGTGGCCGAGGCCACCAACGGGGCGGAGGCCCTGTCGCGGCTGCGCGACGCCTCGTTCGACCTGGTGCTGACGGACGTGCGGATGCCGAACCTGAGCGGCATGGAGCTGCTGCGCCGGGTGCGCGAGGTGTCTCCCTCCACCGAGGTGGTGGTGGCCACCGCCTACGCGGAGCTGGACACCGCCATCGAGTGCATGCGCGCCGGCGCGTTCGACTTGCTGCGCAAGCCGTTCAACCTCCAGGAGCTGTTCAGCTGCGTGTCACGCGCGCTGGAGAAGCGCCGCTTCAACGTCTCCACGGACCTGGTGCGGCTGAGCCAGGCCCTCTTCGAGCAGAACGCCATCGAGCAGCTGCCGCGCGCCATCGTGGACAGCGTGCGCTCGTTCATGGCCGCGGACGCGGCGCTGCTGGCGCTGCCGGACACGGACGGCAAGCTGCAGGTGGCGCACGCCCAGGGGCTGTTGGGCGAGGAGGAGAGCGCGCTGTGCCTGTCCCTGGGCGAGCGGATGGTCCGCATGCTCTCGCGGGACCAGATGCCCGCGGTGCTCGGGCCGCTGGGCGGGGACTGGCGCTTCAAGGACTTTCAGACGCTGCCTCGGGAGCTCTCCGTCTGTGTGCTGCCCCTGGCCGCGCGGGAGCGGATGTTGGGGGTGCTCGTCGTCCTGCGCCGCTCCGAGATGCGCGCGCTCAACCGGGGCGAGCTGGACCGGGCCTCGCTGCTGGCCTCTCATGCCGTGCTGGCGCTGGAGAACGCGCGCATGGCCGGCCAGCTCTCCGCCTCCGAGCGGATGGCCTCCATGGGCCTGGTGGCCGCCGGCATCAGCCACGAGATCAACAACCCGGCCTCCTTTGTCCTCAGCAACCTCCTGTACATCCAGAAGGGCCTGAACCTGCTCAGCCGCACCCTGCACCACGAGCCCCACGCGAAGGAGCCGCGGGAGCCCCTCAGCTGGGGGCCGCGCGAGCAGGAGGAGTTCGAGGCCATCCAGGAGGCTGCGAGCGAGGCGTACGAGGGCACGCGTCGCATCTGTGAAATCATCCGGGACATGCGGGCACTGTCGCGGATGGATGACGCGACGGCGGGGTGGTTCGATCTGAACGAGGCCATCCGCTCCGCGCTGCGCATCACCCGCGCCGAGACGACACCCGCCGCCATGGTCGTCGTGGAGCTGTCCGACGGCATCCAGGTGAAGGGCACACCGGGGCGCGTCTCCCAGGTCTTCAGCAACCTGATCATCAACGCGGCGCAGGCCCTGTCCGACTGGAAGGGCCCCCGGCGGGAGATCCGCGTCACCAGCCTTCGAGCGGGAGACCGGGCCATCGTCGAGGTGGCGGACACGGGGCCGGGCATTGCCCCGGAGCACCTGTCGCGCGTCTTCCAGCCCTTCTTCACCACGAAGGGGATGACGACGGGCACGGGGCTGGGGCTCTCCATCAGCCGGGACATCGTCCGGCGGCTCGGGGGAGACATCGAGGTGCAGAGCGAGCAGGGGGTGGGCACCGTCTTCACGGTCTCTCTGCCAGCGCGCCCCACCGAGGGCTCGTGA
- a CDS encoding response regulator, with the protein MEVKLIGPSPEAPGEGRFATRDESLAGGASASRGASASPLPKRSVQELTPGGGISVLVIDDEPDMREMLAFSLPANEFEVVTADGGRSAVSLLGTRRFDVAITDLKMPGMNGVETVSALRELDPDMEIIVATGYASLETALACMKQGAYDYIRKPYDIAELRHLILRAVEKRRLRSLVPLYEVSCALLSLRTRAEVLAHLGELTLDLVPHQAFRLLLPERGQAELSICPSTDGLEVPPLALRELSRRAIQAQEPVCLVRTSRDWPFVPVDRLGSALAYSLQVGDAPAGCLILLRGVGQPGFSVSELQRGSLFAAQLALALETARLNGELEARVKDLEATREELVKAEKLATVGKLAAGVTHELSNPLAFTKAGLQALSSYSKDVKSLWRTARDAAQELSQKDDPRCKELAHKLLTAAGHETETSIQDVEESAVDAMDGIRRVERLLEELRAVSGGSPVSPAARVDITELLERQVRDTTLCRPFQVETSGPVFAWVGLQDFTSSLKRILSFLCEASPLPQGQPPVPLKVLAGYADGRAFIQLEDSLLTLSEARHAEIFDPRIQADSQSGDTLRLNFGLALAWRLLRRMGADLTASPRPSGGSVFRLVLPAAR; encoded by the coding sequence ATGGAAGTGAAGCTCATAGGTCCGTCGCCAGAGGCTCCTGGGGAGGGCCGGTTTGCCACCCGGGACGAGAGCCTCGCCGGGGGCGCGTCCGCGTCCCGCGGCGCCTCCGCTTCGCCGCTCCCCAAGCGCAGCGTGCAGGAGCTCACCCCGGGAGGAGGCATCTCCGTGCTCGTCATCGACGATGAGCCGGACATGCGCGAGATGCTGGCCTTCTCGCTGCCCGCCAACGAGTTCGAGGTGGTGACGGCGGACGGGGGCCGCTCGGCGGTGTCGCTGCTGGGCACCCGCCGCTTCGACGTGGCCATCACCGACTTGAAGATGCCGGGCATGAATGGCGTGGAGACGGTGTCCGCGCTGCGCGAGCTGGACCCGGACATGGAAATCATCGTCGCCACCGGCTACGCGAGCCTGGAGACGGCGCTGGCCTGCATGAAGCAGGGCGCGTACGACTACATCCGCAAGCCGTATGACATCGCCGAGCTGCGCCACCTCATCCTCCGGGCGGTGGAGAAGCGGCGCCTGCGCTCGCTGGTGCCGCTGTACGAGGTGAGCTGCGCGCTGCTCTCGCTGCGGACCCGTGCCGAGGTGCTGGCGCACCTGGGCGAGCTGACGCTGGACCTCGTGCCGCACCAGGCGTTCCGGTTGCTGCTGCCGGAGCGAGGGCAGGCCGAGCTGAGCATCTGCCCCTCCACGGATGGGCTGGAGGTGCCGCCCCTCGCGCTGCGGGAGCTGTCCCGGCGGGCCATTCAGGCGCAGGAGCCCGTGTGTCTGGTGCGCACCTCGCGCGACTGGCCCTTCGTGCCGGTGGATCGGCTGGGCTCGGCGCTGGCGTACTCGCTGCAAGTGGGAGATGCGCCCGCAGGCTGCCTCATCCTGTTGCGCGGCGTGGGCCAGCCAGGGTTCTCGGTCTCGGAGCTGCAGCGGGGCAGCCTGTTCGCCGCGCAGCTCGCACTGGCGCTGGAGACGGCGCGCCTCAACGGCGAGCTCGAGGCCCGCGTGAAGGACCTGGAGGCCACGCGCGAGGAGCTGGTGAAGGCCGAGAAGCTGGCCACGGTGGGCAAGCTGGCCGCCGGGGTGACGCACGAGCTGAGCAACCCCCTGGCCTTCACCAAGGCCGGCTTGCAGGCGCTGTCCTCTTACTCGAAGGATGTGAAGTCCCTGTGGCGCACGGCCCGCGACGCGGCGCAGGAGCTCTCCCAGAAGGACGACCCTCGCTGCAAGGAACTGGCGCACAAGCTGCTCACCGCGGCGGGCCACGAGACGGAGACCTCCATCCAGGACGTGGAGGAGTCGGCCGTGGATGCCATGGACGGCATCCGCCGCGTGGAGCGCCTGCTCGAGGAGCTGCGTGCCGTGTCGGGAGGGAGCCCGGTGTCGCCCGCCGCGCGGGTGGACATCACGGAGCTGCTGGAGCGCCAGGTGCGCGATACCACCTTGTGCCGGCCATTCCAGGTAGAGACTTCGGGGCCCGTGTTCGCGTGGGTGGGGCTGCAGGACTTCACCTCCAGCCTCAAGCGCATCCTCTCCTTCCTGTGCGAGGCCAGCCCGTTGCCCCAGGGCCAGCCGCCCGTGCCGCTGAAGGTCCTCGCTGGGTACGCGGATGGGCGTGCCTTCATCCAACTGGAGGACTCCCTGCTCACGCTGAGTGAGGCGCGGCACGCGGAGATCTTCGACCCGCGCATCCAGGCCGATTCACAGAGCGGGGACACCTTGCGCCTGAACTTCGGGCTCGCGCTGGCGTGGCGGCTGCTGCGCCGCATGGGCGCGGACCTCACCGCCTCACCGAGGCCCTCGGGAGGCAGTGTCTTCCGGCTGGTGCTTCCGGCGGCGAGGTAG
- a CDS encoding PAS domain-containing sensor histidine kinase, with amino-acid sequence MRFFRSLQGKILLFFFLIDVATVGVLVATVSGKAREALAEKIEQQLQLTAVTVSNDIEAQLTLKWDFMKSLASNTFMVNSVIDPMGRGDYLVPFMQRLELPGLGGDQTDVWLVDFAGRTIARNRVPADSPAHAVHFADEPWWPQVQDGKRVLTVTQREDHTHLLFAVPVLYQEHAEGAVVSELDLSHLQEVALRSGLEAALFSGQGPLFGFIPSEALEKVRSLGPTPVQTTFQQEDTIYLVEPLKGFPLQHALHWSLVLSVPAERLTLPLQELRQQMVGAGALLAVLFAVVIVWGTRSLLHPLERIEDTMRRIVDEGDLSQRIRLRSRDELGSIARTFDEMLERLEQRTAELERSRDKAALLAHITSAAPSAIALMDLQGKARVWNQAAEGLFGWRLEQLAESSFLAPMVAAGAREAISELITRASATGQPAEAEVTLTSREAGPVLVQLQVTRIADAAGQPMGYLFIMRDQREVKRLRESLVQSEKMAAMGTLVAGLSHELNNPLGIIIGYAQGLARRNTLEDSVRGAVASIERQAQRCAQLVRALLDFSRKKVPIRERVAVAVLFERVTELVRGQANRAGVSFEVLPPSPELPELEVSVQEIESALLNLITNALDATPSGGAVQVSAQPVAPGGGVELVVTDTGSGMSEEVLLRAFDPFFTTKPVGQGTGLGLSITRNIVEAHGGALDVKTSPGAGTTVRLWLPAAGAPPQAHRMEATAWK; translated from the coding sequence GTGCGCTTCTTCCGAAGCCTTCAGGGAAAGATCCTCCTGTTCTTCTTCCTGATCGACGTGGCCACCGTAGGGGTGCTCGTCGCCACTGTCTCGGGCAAAGCGAGGGAGGCGCTCGCGGAGAAGATCGAGCAGCAGCTCCAGCTGACGGCTGTCACCGTCTCCAACGACATCGAGGCCCAGCTGACCCTCAAGTGGGACTTCATGAAGTCGCTGGCCTCCAACACGTTCATGGTCAACAGCGTCATCGACCCGATGGGGCGCGGTGACTACCTGGTGCCCTTCATGCAGCGGCTGGAGCTGCCCGGCCTGGGCGGGGACCAGACGGACGTGTGGCTGGTGGACTTCGCGGGGCGCACCATCGCCCGCAACAGGGTGCCGGCGGACAGCCCCGCGCATGCCGTGCACTTCGCCGACGAGCCCTGGTGGCCGCAGGTGCAGGACGGGAAGCGCGTCCTCACCGTCACCCAGCGAGAGGACCACACGCACCTGCTGTTCGCCGTTCCCGTCCTCTACCAGGAGCACGCCGAGGGGGCGGTGGTGTCCGAGTTAGACCTCTCCCATCTGCAGGAGGTTGCCCTGAGGAGCGGTCTCGAGGCAGCCCTGTTCTCCGGCCAGGGGCCGCTGTTCGGGTTCATTCCCTCGGAGGCGCTGGAGAAGGTCCGGAGCCTGGGTCCCACCCCCGTGCAGACCACCTTCCAGCAGGAGGACACCATCTACCTGGTCGAGCCGCTGAAGGGCTTCCCCCTCCAGCACGCGCTGCACTGGTCCCTGGTGCTCTCCGTGCCCGCCGAGAGGCTCACCCTGCCGCTCCAGGAGCTGCGCCAGCAGATGGTGGGCGCCGGAGCGCTGCTGGCCGTGCTGTTCGCGGTGGTGATCGTCTGGGGGACCCGCAGCCTGCTGCACCCGCTGGAGCGCATCGAGGACACCATGCGGCGCATCGTCGACGAAGGCGACCTGAGCCAGCGCATCCGGCTCCGGTCCCGGGACGAGCTGGGCTCCATTGCCCGCACCTTCGACGAGATGCTCGAGCGGCTGGAGCAGCGCACCGCGGAGCTGGAGCGCTCGCGAGACAAGGCCGCCCTGCTGGCCCACATCACCTCCGCCGCCCCGAGCGCCATCGCGCTGATGGATCTCCAGGGCAAGGCGCGCGTCTGGAATCAGGCCGCGGAGGGCCTCTTCGGGTGGCGCCTGGAGCAGCTTGCCGAGAGCTCCTTCCTGGCCCCGATGGTGGCCGCGGGGGCCCGGGAGGCCATCTCCGAGCTCATCACCCGCGCCAGCGCCACCGGCCAGCCCGCCGAGGCGGAGGTCACCCTCACGAGCCGGGAGGCGGGGCCCGTCCTGGTACAGTTGCAGGTGACACGCATCGCGGACGCGGCCGGCCAGCCCATGGGGTATCTCTTCATCATGAGGGATCAGCGCGAGGTGAAGCGGCTGCGCGAGTCCCTCGTCCAGTCGGAGAAGATGGCCGCCATGGGCACGCTCGTCGCGGGGCTCTCGCACGAGCTCAACAACCCGCTGGGCATCATCATCGGCTACGCCCAAGGGCTGGCGCGGCGCAATACCCTGGAGGACAGTGTCCGGGGTGCGGTGGCCTCCATCGAGCGGCAGGCCCAGCGCTGTGCCCAGCTCGTCCGGGCGCTGCTGGACTTCTCGCGCAAGAAGGTCCCCATCCGCGAGCGCGTGGCGGTGGCCGTTCTCTTCGAGAGGGTAACGGAGCTGGTGCGTGGTCAAGCGAACCGGGCGGGGGTCTCCTTTGAGGTACTCCCCCCCTCTCCGGAGCTGCCCGAGCTGGAAGTCAGCGTCCAGGAAATCGAGTCTGCCTTGCTCAACCTGATTACCAACGCGCTGGACGCGACACCGAGCGGGGGGGCCGTGCAGGTGAGCGCCCAGCCGGTGGCCCCAGGGGGCGGGGTGGAACTCGTGGTGACGGACACCGGCAGCGGTATGTCCGAGGAGGTGCTTCTGCGCGCCTTCGATCCATTCTTCACCACCAAGCCCGTCGGACAGGGGACAGGGCTCGGATTGTCCATTACAAGGAACATTGTCGAGGCGCACGGAGGTGCCCTCGACGTGAAGACATCTCCGGGAGCCGGGACGACGGTCCGGCTGTGGCTTCCGGCGGCAGGAGCGCCCCCCCAGGCGCACCGCATGGAGGCGACCGCATGGAAGTGA
- a CDS encoding ABC transporter substrate-binding protein, with the protein MQRLGWMLCAALLVAGVAGAQDKPLDRPPIVLGLHADMSSGSAMAGEAVRRGALLAISEINGQGGLLGGRKLELVVRDHHGVPARAESQLPELADMPNLVAVLGGLHGAAFLTSLPYIHRRQLVFMGTWASTKELIDHGETPSYTFRVSAQDSLVGEFLVSKALKPGRTQLGLLLERSAWGRSNEKAMSEALARRKLTPAGVQWFNWADENMDAQVAALERMGAQAILLVANAPEGSNAIKSMARRPQDKRVPLYAHWGLSGGSFVAMAGPALSEVELSVFQTFSFVGAKDKRTQDFLTAYHQMFGTTRAEDISAPVGTAHAYDAVWLLALAIKKAGTTDRPKVRDALEQLGPHKGLIRTYQPAFTPTRHEALELSDYQLTTFTSEGVLVPSAP; encoded by the coding sequence ATGCAACGACTGGGGTGGATGCTGTGCGCGGCCCTGCTGGTGGCGGGGGTTGCGGGCGCGCAGGACAAGCCTCTCGACAGGCCTCCGATTGTCCTGGGGCTTCACGCGGACATGAGCTCCGGCTCGGCCATGGCGGGAGAGGCCGTCCGCCGCGGGGCGCTGCTGGCCATCTCCGAGATCAACGGCCAGGGCGGCCTCCTGGGCGGACGCAAGCTGGAGCTCGTGGTGAGAGACCACCACGGCGTGCCCGCTCGGGCCGAGTCCCAGCTCCCCGAGCTCGCGGACATGCCGAACCTCGTGGCCGTGCTGGGGGGGCTGCACGGCGCCGCCTTCCTCACGAGCCTCCCGTACATCCACCGGCGGCAGCTCGTGTTCATGGGGACGTGGGCGTCCACCAAGGAGCTCATCGATCACGGCGAGACACCCAGCTACACCTTCCGGGTCTCCGCCCAGGATTCGCTCGTGGGGGAGTTCCTGGTCTCCAAGGCGCTGAAGCCGGGGCGGACCCAGCTCGGGCTGTTGCTGGAGCGCAGCGCGTGGGGCCGGAGCAATGAGAAGGCCATGAGCGAGGCGCTGGCCCGGCGCAAGCTGACGCCCGCAGGCGTGCAGTGGTTCAACTGGGCCGACGAGAACATGGACGCACAGGTCGCCGCGCTCGAGCGCATGGGCGCCCAGGCCATCCTCCTGGTGGCCAACGCCCCGGAGGGCAGCAACGCCATCAAGAGCATGGCGCGCAGGCCCCAGGACAAGCGCGTGCCCCTCTATGCGCACTGGGGCCTCTCGGGTGGGAGCTTCGTGGCGATGGCGGGGCCGGCCCTCTCCGAGGTCGAGCTCTCCGTGTTCCAGACGTTCTCCTTCGTGGGCGCCAAGGACAAGCGGACCCAGGACTTCCTCACCGCCTACCACCAGATGTTCGGGACGACGCGGGCCGAGGACATCTCCGCGCCGGTAGGGACGGCGCACGCGTATGACGCCGTGTGGCTGCTGGCGCTGGCCATCAAGAAGGCGGGCACCACGGATCGGCCGAAGGTCCGCGACGCCCTGGAACAGCTCGGGCCTCATAAAGGACTCATCCGCACGTATCAGCCCGCCTTCACCCCCACGCGCCACGAGGCGCTGGAGCTCTCCGACTACCAGCTCACCACCTTCACTTCCGAGGGCGTCCTGGTGCCCTCCGCGCCCTAG